Below is a genomic region from Pseudomonadota bacterium.
TCTTAGGATACGGTGCTCAAGATAGTCCGAGCCTTGCGAGTTGCGGTAGACCTCGAGCACGCCCTGGACGAGGTTGGCCAGCCAGTATTCCGGGACCGCATTCCGGGCATAAAGCACCCGCTTGGTGGAGCGGTCGTAGGCGAGGGTGGTGTCGGCGATCTCCACGAGGAGGACGGCGTAGCTCGGGTGGCTCGCGAGGAAATCCCGCGGCCTGCCCGGGACGACTGCGAGATCGGGCTCGGGTGCCGAGCCGGCGTCCAGGGCCAGGGGAGATTGGATGCGGACAACATAGCCGT
It encodes:
- a CDS encoding Uma2 family endonuclease, producing MSTLPKPHRWTREQYERVVRLGGFEPDQRLELIDGEIVDMAPQNEPHAVALCLLDEALRRAYGDGYVVRIQSPLALDAGSAPEPDLAVVPGRPRDFLASHPSYAVLLVEIADTTLAYDRSTKRVLYARNAVPEYWLANLVQGVLEVYRNSQGSDYLEHRILRKGETLVPNGAIRAVAVADLLP